In the genome of Arachis stenosperma cultivar V10309 chromosome 6, arast.V10309.gnm1.PFL2, whole genome shotgun sequence, the window CTCACAAATTGGTCTCAAGGGATCGAAGAGACCAAATCCAAAGTGCCAAGATAAAAGGTGAAGAAGGTTGAAGTAGATGGAATGAAAGAGCACAAAATTTGGACTGGGATAGTAGCAACAACTTCAATTCTCACTGCAACAACATCAACAACAGCCCTAATATCAACAATATAGAGCAACCACGGTAACAATGGCAGCAAATCTAATAGCCTACGGTGGTTTAAAACTTAGCAAAGACATAAATTGACATTAAGCAGGATAGGAAAGATTTAATAATAGAGCTTTATGGCAAGACAAGGCAGAACAAGATTAGTCTTACCAAAGGAAATAAGGAGATGGAGCATCAGTAGCTCCGGTGACCTCCCCGACATCGACGATGAAGGACACAATAGAATAGTGGTTGCGGCAGTTTCTCTCCTCTGACAGTGACTCCCACAGCAACACCACATGCTCTGATGAATAGGGGAGAGGTAGGGCTCAACCCCCAGCAGAGCAAAGCAAGGGTAGCACGCGAAGCAGGTGGGCAGGGGATCTAGCAGCCTCAATGGCGAGCTCCAGCGGCGGCAGTTGCTCAACGACGGCATAGCAGCTCCTCCCTCCTCCACATACCTATATCCCCCTGTTCGGCCCCTTGC includes:
- the LOC130933530 gene encoding uncharacterized protein LOC130933530; the protein is MRLRRRRRLELYRRHYHTPSCLWSQLEPSPSSHFVAVVVVIAAARGRTGGYRYVEEGGAAMPSLSNCRRWSSPLRLLDPLPTCFACYPCFALLGVEPYLSPIHQSMWCCCGSHCQRRETAATTILLCPSSSMSGRSPELLMLHLLISFVRIEVVATIPVQILCSFIPSTSTFFTFYLGTLDLVSSIP